ATCATATTGTCTGCCCTCTCTAAAGCCTAGACCCCAATTTGTGCAGATAATATAGTCATTAAATGGGTCCCATTTAGGAATCGCATGGCATTTTGGGCATCAGCTCTGTTATGGtattctataaaacaaaaaacacatgtcatttttttttattttatccagGCCCATAAATACAGCCTTGACATCACTGCATCTGCTAAAGACCTCGAATATTTGCTCTTCAGTTGTATAAAAGGAAAGATTCCCCACATAAAGTGTGGACCTTTCCATCAATAATTTTTCATACTTATTGTTGCCACTAAACTGCTGGTCCCGGTACTCACTCAGCACTAGGGATGAATCACTGCACAGAATTCTCAGGTCGTTGGACATAGTGCCCAGTAGGCACTGTGAGGGCAGCAGTTCCCGATCCAGCTTAGCAGCAGTGACACCAGCAAAGAAACCCtaaattaaattgttaaaaagaAGTAAAGTTACAAGAAGGGAAACAGAAATATAAACCTGTGTCTATTTAAAGAAGTTTGTGCCCAGATGCATAGACAACTCAGCTCTTGACCATGAGGATCACATCAAGGCAAATGCAAAATGGAAAGTTCCAAGCCCCACGGACTTGGTCATAAAATCCAATTTTGCAAGTCTTCCTGAAAGGGAAGTTACTCTGCCTTTGGTTGACTCATCTCTTACAGACTTCATCTATTACCAAAGAATACATTTAATAACAGTCTGCTCTTGGAAAATACGGCATGAAACAGTAAAATGGATCAAATTTTCATGAAGCACTGCCACCATCCCTGATCAAGGACTAGACATCAGATAAATTGCATACATAATCGGAGTCAAACACAAATATAGTTGTGACATGCTCTCTCataatttaaagtaataaatTTGTGACTCAAGTCTATAGTATGGAAACCAATGTATTGTATTGTTAGGTTAAGCAAAGAGTCCCTATACTATTAAGTATACAAGTAGCTCTATAAAAATGAAACTTGTCTGGCATCATAAATCTGACTCAAATCAAGATTAGATTTTATTAACACTAATTCCACTTGTCACCTCAGACTTTAGAAAGGCTTTTATTTAATTGTTTGGATATTCCAAGTCTCTTTTTAAAACCCTTTCAGAGAATTTTAACTAATGACCTTTTCCCCCTTTACTAAATTTCCCTACTGCAGTCAAAGGCATTAAAAATGATTCCACTGGTCTTAGCTACACtgaaaaaatttgagaaaaatgtgGATTAGTTCACCCCACCCTACCATCTCCTATTGTgcaatggttctcaaattttagtgtGAAAGAGGTAACTAGAGAGTGAgattgaaatgcagattcttgaaGCCCACCCTTAGGAGATTCTGACTCAGCACTTCTAGAGCAAGATCTAAGAACTGACATTTAACATTTAACCTGCACCTCTCGGTGATCCAGATGCAAgtggtccaaggaccacacttggagaaactCTGCTGAGGAAAAGTGCATTCTCGTAACAAACCTTTCATGAGCACTCTTTATTTgctaggcactatgctaagtgctatgaatgcaacaatgaaaaaaacacagtgaaagtatgattttcagaaattattggatccccagcacctagcatgAATGATGACTTGCACACACAGTAGACATGCAATAAATATCTGTTCAATGAAAGAACACATGAGTTCAGAATTGGGTGACGAAGCCAGACAggtaaagaagaaaacacaatCTGGTGTGACCAATACTATTTTAGCAATATACAtagggaaaggaagaagggaactaacatttcttgagcatctacttGGTGTTGGACACTGTGTGCACTTTCCACTATTTCacacaggaagagaaacagtTACCCAGTTTGGGGGCACCAGAGATGGCATCCAGAGAAGGGGCTGTGTGCACTGATTTTCAAACGACaaggaggatgtgtgtgtgtgtgtgtgtgtgtgtgtgtgtgtgtgtgtgtgtgtgtgtgtgtgtttggagggaGGATGTAGAAATTTAGAGAATGGGCCACACAGAGAAAATATGTACCAGGgcagaacacaaagaaaaataaaagcatagaaAGCAGAAATGGAAGCCTAAATAAAACCAGGTGCAAATGACAGCGCTATACAATTCAAAGTAATGAAAATGAGGGGCCCTGCCTATTTAGATGTCATTTGAAGAGTAGTAGGAAGTCTTCTGCCCAAAAATCATCTTCCTGACAGTCTGTCAATGATGTCTGAAAATCTGCCGCTGGAAACTCATTACTTTGAGTCACTGACAAATTGCcctgttaaaaaacaaatttccctcccagatctcatttccttttttttttttttggatctggtTGGTTACTAGATTGGCAGATCAGAGAATGTGATAGCTATCATGGATTTCATTTATTCAGGCACTGGCCAAAGTTTTCCATAATTTCCTTGTAGATGAGATGGCAAAATATAGGCTGGGAGCTCCAGCTGTTTGTTGAGATGAGTCTGTAACTAGTTGAACAAACGAATGGTTTGGTGTCAGACTAGAAGGGAGGTTCTAGGAGTGAGCCAAAAAGCTCTATTCTTGGCTGTGTCTGGTTCAGCTCATTTATAATTTTGGCTTACTACAGACAAGAGCTTTTAAAATGGTCAGAGCAGTCCAAAGATGGAATGGGCTGCCTTGGGGGAGCAATGAGCACTAGGCACTGAGGAGTTCAAGCCAACCTTGGAGAAGCACTTGCCTGGTAGTCAAGCAGTGGACTTTCAGCCAGTGTTGTGTTATGAAACAAGCATAAATTTTGAAGTCAAAAGACCtcagttcaaatctcagcttttACTAGCAATGTGACCCTGAGCAAAGTACTTAACCATATTGACTTcaatatcctcatctgtaaactggggatcAAAGTACCTACCCTGCAGCAAATGCTGTGACAGTGTCATATGTAAAAACACCTAGTGCAGTACTTAACACACTGAGATGTTCCTAAAACAGCAGTATTAGACAAATTATTCCAATACTGTGATTCAGTGACTCAGAATAGGACACATAAATACATATCACATCTGCCAATGACACAGAGATAGGAGAGACTTTGAACAGATCTGGGCAGTCTTGGATGATGCTGAACCAAAACTGACAGGGTGATGGAtgatacttaggaataaatgtgAAGTATcacttttagattccacacatggcTAAAAAACAGAGTGAAGGCAATCTGGAAAAAACACAGGCTTGAGAGCCATGTTTTATAATGGGGGCATCccagatttcattcatttcttcactcatttcttcttttattcaataaacatttatggagcactgTGCTAGATTCTAGGGAAATAAGAAATGAGGTGCAGCCCCTGCCCCTGAGGAGCTGATAACCTGGGGAAATAGACCACTTACAAGATAAATTACAACCCAATGTTATTATTTTGCTTACAGGAGCACATTCTAGGCCCAGAGGtaacacagagaaggaagagaaaactaCAGAGGGGGAATTCAAAGGGGAAGACAACTTTCTAAAGGACATGAtctccaagtctttttttttaaatgattgcattgtatttattttttgagtcaCCAATTCAGATTTGTGgcacaaaatagaaaatgtatgAAAAGATCTGCAAAGAAAGTCTGCCTTCCACCCATGTGCCCTAACCACCCAGCTCTCTGCAGAGGCAAATCACTGTCACTGGTTTCTTGTATATCTATCCAGAGATACACCAAGTCcaattttgaaaactgaacaaGGGTTTGACTAGAAAACAAGGGGTCATTCTAGGCAGCGAGAACAGTGTGTACAAAAGCATGGGGGCATAATGGTGTGTTCTGTTTGACATTAGTTGGGCAAGAAGATAAGGAAAGGATTATAGAAGATAAGACTAGAAGGGTAGTCAGGGTCAGGTTGCAAAAGGCCTTGTAAGACACGTGGAGCCATTTGGACTGTTCTGGTAAGCAGTGGGGAGCCATGCTATAGTGCTTGAAGCAAAGGAGTGATGTGATCCAATTTGCATTACAGAAAACTCATTCTAGCACCAATATGGAGAACAGATTAAAAGGGAGTGGGCCAAGAGTCAGGGAGACCATTTAAGAAGCTATTttagtagtttaaaaaaagagatgatgGAGAATCTGTACTAACACAATGTAGTAGCATAAAGAAAAGACATACCAAATAGATAGTTAGAAGATGGACTTAATAGGTCTTGGTAACTGGTTGAATGAAGAGTCTAGGATGACTCCTAAGATTCAGGTCTGGACAGCTGTGTGGCTAGAGTTCTGCATCACCAAAATGGTACTAATAGGGTAGATAGAGGAGAAGGAGCAGATTTGAAAAGGAAGTTGAATTTGTGACACACTGAATTTGGTTTTGAGATACCCGTGGGACACATGTCCCACACGTTTGGTTGCAATTGAGTATCCAGGCTTGGAGCTTACAAGAGAgatctggagagaaaaaaaggagagagatctAGGACTATAGATACAGAGAAGGGAGTCAATAGCACAGCAGATAAAACCATGGGGTTGGATGAGATGATCTAGGGGAAAGGTATAGAATGAGAAAAATCTTGGGAAGGACCAGCATTTAAGGGGTGGCAGAGAAAGAGTCCACAAAGGAGCATAAAAAGGAGTAACTAGAGAGGAGTGAGTAGAATCAGGAGAGGAGCAGCATCACCAAGGACAAGGAGTAGGCATTTTTAAGAGAGGCATGAGGACAGAAGTGGCATGAGAGTGAGATGTTAAATGCAGCAGGGAGATGTCTAGTAAAACAAAGACTTAAAATTGTTCGTCGGATTTGGCAATCAGGATGTCATTGGTTTCCTTAACAAGAGCAGTAACAGTGGTATTCTGGGGTCAGAAAAGCCAGACTGG
This Camelus bactrianus isolate YW-2024 breed Bactrian camel chromosome X, ASM4877302v1, whole genome shotgun sequence DNA region includes the following protein-coding sequences:
- the NCBP2L gene encoding LOW QUALITY PROTEIN: nuclear cap-binding protein subunit 2-like (The sequence of the model RefSeq protein was modified relative to this genomic sequence to represent the inferred CDS: inserted 1 base in 1 codon; deleted 1 base in 1 codon) — protein: MSNDLRILCSDSSLVLSEYRDQQFSGNNKYEKLLMERSTLYVGNLSFYTTEEQIFEVFSRCSDVKAVFMGLDKIKKNTCVFCFIEYHNRADAQNAMRFLNGTXFNDYIICTNWGLGFREGRQYDCGPSGGQVRDEFREDFDTGRGGFGRQAQACGRRGIC